The genomic region GCCGACACACCGGTTCTCGCCCGCCCGTACTACTGCGCATCGTGCAGTACCGTTCGCTCCGCCACAGCGGAACGGGACGTGGAGGTGCGGCAGTGGACGCCAGTCAGCTGCTCAAGGGCGTGCTCGACGTGGCCGTGCTCGCCGTCGTGCGCGATGCCGACGGCTACGGCTACGACGTCGTGCGCCGGTTGCGCAACGCCGGGCTCGACGAGGTGGGTGACGCGTCGGTGTACGGCACGCTCCGCCGCCTCTACCAGGCCGGGGCGCTGACCTCCTACGTCGTCCCGAGCGACGAGGGACCGCACCGCAAGTACTACGCGATCAACGACAGGGGGCGCACGGTGCTCGAGGACTCGACCAAGACGTGGAGGACGTTCGCCGACACCGTCGACGCTCTC from Blastococcus colisei harbors:
- a CDS encoding PadR family transcriptional regulator, which produces MDASQLLKGVLDVAVLAVVRDADGYGYDVVRRLRNAGLDEVGDASVYGTLRRLYQAGALTSYVVPSDEGPHRKYYAINDRGRTVLEDSTKTWRTFADTVDALLAGPGVAA